In one window of Thermoproteales archaeon DNA:
- a CDS encoding sulfatase: MGKNNIIFIVLDSLRQDHVSFYNKGKPAFPGIEPCKTPNIDKLAEKSLVFTNVYPNGLPTIPVRTEWMTGQYTLPYKPWEPLYPYPKEITIADILAKEGYKNALITDTYHFFKPDMNFHRSFHSFIWIRGQEYDAYASNKPLKKKVEDYVNEKYTEVWKRRVEQFLANTEDFTKEEDYFPAQVFTTAVKWLQKNIHEDKPFLLWIDCFDPHEPWDPPPRFDTYTDSAYHGPRLILPMGGYASEWASNEEIKYIRGLYAGEVSFVDYWVGYFLDAVEDLNLLDNTIIVLTADHGHPLADHGKFLKGTDRLYNELVKVPFIIRTPECEHRIIDSLIQFPDVLPTLLDLLGLSNNTKSMHGKSFSDIVKGEEREHRKAVIIGYHEGIDRCIRDKEWSLILRPEGEIDELYNLKKDPKEKNNVIDEYKEEVKRLASYFGKYFFRERKALIKGIQEKYEISFTSV, from the coding sequence ATGGGAAAAAACAACATTATTTTTATAGTTCTTGACAGTCTCAGACAAGACCACGTAAGCTTTTATAATAAAGGAAAACCAGCATTCCCAGGTATAGAACCTTGCAAAACTCCAAACATAGACAAGCTCGCAGAAAAATCGCTCGTATTCACAAACGTCTACCCGAACGGGTTACCGACAATACCCGTGAGAACTGAATGGATGACTGGACAATATACCCTCCCGTATAAGCCTTGGGAACCATTATACCCGTATCCAAAGGAAATAACCATTGCCGATATACTGGCAAAAGAAGGATACAAAAATGCTCTCATAACAGACACCTACCACTTTTTCAAGCCTGACATGAATTTCCACAGGAGCTTTCACAGCTTCATATGGATAAGAGGACAGGAATACGACGCCTATGCATCAAACAAGCCCCTAAAGAAAAAAGTCGAAGATTATGTAAACGAAAAATATACAGAAGTATGGAAGAGGAGGGTCGAACAGTTTTTAGCAAACACCGAAGATTTTACAAAGGAAGAAGACTACTTTCCAGCGCAAGTATTCACTACAGCAGTAAAATGGCTCCAAAAGAACATCCATGAAGATAAGCCATTCCTTTTATGGATAGACTGCTTCGATCCACACGAGCCATGGGACCCACCGCCAAGATTTGACACTTATACCGACTCAGCCTATCATGGACCTAGACTGATACTTCCAATGGGAGGATATGCCAGCGAATGGGCATCCAACGAAGAAATCAAATACATAAGAGGACTATATGCTGGCGAAGTTTCATTTGTTGATTATTGGGTAGGATATTTCTTGGATGCCGTTGAAGACTTGAACCTTCTTGACAACACGATAATAGTTTTAACAGCTGATCACGGGCATCCGTTAGCTGACCATGGTAAATTCCTCAAAGGAACTGATAGGCTTTATAACGAGCTGGTTAAAGTTCCATTCATTATACGAACACCAGAGTGCGAGCATAGGATTATAGATTCGCTAATCCAATTTCCAGATGTTCTGCCCACTCTACTCGATTTATTAGGCTTAAGCAATAATACAAAAAGTATGCATGGTAAGAGTTTTTCAGATATTGTCAAGGGTGAAGAAAGAGAGCATAGAAAAGCTGTGATTATCGGATACCACGAGGGGATAGATAGGTGTATAAGGGATAAAGAATGGTCTCTAATACTTAGACCTGAGGGAGAAATAGATGAGTTATACAATCTTAAAAAAGATCCAAAAGAGAAAAATAACGTAATAGACGAGTATAAGGAAGAAGTCAAGAGGTTAGCTTCCTACTTTGGAAAATACTTCTTTAGAGAAAGAAAAGCGTTAATAAAGGGTATACAGGAAAAATACGAAATATCATTCACCTCAGTTTAA